One window of the Sphaerochaeta associata genome contains the following:
- a CDS encoding TetR/AcrR family transcriptional regulator: MHATSTKQNLILSLLKLGSQRGLEAISLSTLAKENNISKAAIFHHFASREAMIEELFDYCNTLAYQQMATISLTGKPSEVLRRAMDHWHDLYANAPMRHFYRIIQTEALTHQAAKAIQTTLDEMLRGQSGILLESLSESSRLIIEDLDLAVLTFSSVVQQFLRRVLLDETEDVEWEEERFIQSFCALYQGT, translated from the coding sequence ATGCATGCAACATCAACCAAACAAAATCTCATCCTTTCGCTGCTCAAACTAGGCTCACAGCGGGGCTTGGAAGCCATATCGCTTTCAACTCTCGCAAAGGAAAACAACATCAGCAAAGCAGCAATTTTCCACCACTTCGCAAGCAGGGAGGCCATGATCGAGGAACTGTTCGACTATTGCAACACCCTCGCCTATCAGCAGATGGCTACCATCAGCCTCACAGGCAAGCCCAGCGAGGTGCTCAGACGTGCGATGGACCACTGGCACGACCTGTATGCCAATGCACCGATGCGTCATTTCTACCGCATCATCCAAACCGAGGCACTGACGCACCAGGCGGCGAAAGCAATACAAACGACCTTGGACGAGATGCTTCGAGGCCAAAGTGGAATCCTATTGGAAAGTCTGAGTGAATCATCCCGACTCATCATCGAAGATCTCGACCTGGCCGTCCTCACGTTCAGCTCAGTCGTCCAGCAATTTCTCAGACGGGTGCTGCTGGACGAGACAGAGGACGTGGAGTGGGAGGAGGAGCGTTTCATCCAAAGCTTCTGCGCACTCTACCAAGGAACATGA
- the rplU gene encoding 50S ribosomal protein L21 — MYALVEILGKQYKAVEGETVQVDYISSCEAGSSLEYATVLAVVDESNAKFGTPYVADAVVKATLVGDLKGDKIRVFKKKRRKGYKRTQGHRQRYSLITIDKIIA, encoded by the coding sequence ATGTACGCACTTGTAGAGATTCTCGGAAAGCAGTACAAGGCCGTCGAAGGGGAAACCGTCCAGGTTGATTATATCAGCAGCTGTGAAGCTGGTTCTTCCCTTGAGTACGCCACCGTTCTCGCCGTTGTGGATGAGAGCAATGCAAAGTTTGGCACCCCGTATGTAGCTGATGCAGTGGTCAAGGCGACCCTGGTAGGCGACCTCAAGGGTGACAAGATCAGAGTGTTCAAAAAGAAGCGCCGCAAGGGCTATAAAAGGACCCAGGGTCACCGCCAGCGGTACTCCCTGATCACGATCGACAAGATCATTGCATAA
- the rpmA gene encoding 50S ribosomal protein L27, whose protein sequence is MAHKKGGGSSRNGRDSNSQRLGVKRFGGQLVKAGEVLVRQHGTKFHPGQNVGLGSDYTLFAKAEGTVLFHSRNNRKYISIVTE, encoded by the coding sequence ATGGCACATAAGAAAGGTGGCGGTAGTTCCCGCAATGGTCGCGATTCGAATTCCCAGCGTCTGGGTGTGAAGCGCTTTGGTGGCCAGTTGGTCAAGGCAGGTGAAGTTCTTGTTCGCCAGCATGGAACAAAGTTCCACCCTGGTCAGAATGTTGGTCTCGGTTCCGATTATACGCTGTTTGCAAAGGCTGAAGGCACTGTTTTGTTCCACAGCCGAAACAACCGCAAGTATATCAGCATTGTTACCGAGTAA